Proteins from one Patescibacteria group bacterium genomic window:
- a CDS encoding DALR domain-containing protein yields the protein MLGFVAVFIPLDGGGNLDGLHPEPEMISTNVFIEAMNDDFNTPEASAVLFDLSREYYNKQEDPERADELALKLVKLGEILGILQRDPEVFLQGAHDDEDFEAEEIHELIVERNRARMASDFARSDEIP from the coding sequence GTGCTTGGCTTCGTAGCGGTCTTTATACCGCTTGACGGTGGCGGCAATCTTGATGGCCTTCATCCAGAACCAGAGATGATTTCGACAAACGTTTTCATTGAAGCCATGAACGATGACTTCAACACGCCGGAAGCATCAGCCGTGTTGTTTGATTTATCGCGTGAGTATTACAATAAACAAGAAGATCCTGAACGTGCCGATGAGCTAGCCCTTAAGCTGGTCAAGCTGGGCGAGATTTTAGGTATTTTACAACGCGACCCAGAAGTTTTCTTGCAAGGTGCACATGACGATGAAGACTTTGAAGCCGAAGAAATTCACGAGTTGATTGTCGAGCGTAACCGCGCCCGCATGGCCAGCGATTTTGCTCGGAGCGATGAAATTCCGTGA
- a CDS encoding branched-chain amino acid transport system II carrier protein, giving the protein MGYILTPLLVIFCLVMISAGLFVNPEVVHIQAVPQNFFMYGLVEGYFTFNAIAACSLLACCSLACVALPKTKFTRIWHLTFSCFGQFNWWRYAGRSFILGLAAVSAKHGHMLAQNNIPPEQILTALAYYLLPGKLGIFASMIVILACLTTALALTKLFAEFLQDISKNRISYIWGLVITLGVTWIMSTLGFSGLLVWFAPIIKICYPIVIALSIYNAAGWIYTRFQNPPLAARRCFKKGGES; this is encoded by the coding sequence TTGGGGTATATTCTAACGCCACTGCTGGTTATCTTCTGCTTGGTAATGATTTCTGCAGGTCTGTTTGTGAATCCTGAGGTGGTCCATATTCAGGCTGTACCACAAAACTTCTTTATGTATGGCTTAGTCGAAGGTTACTTCACCTTCAATGCGATTGCCGCCTGTTCTTTGCTGGCTTGTTGCTCACTAGCTTGCGTAGCTTTGCCAAAGACCAAATTCACCCGAATATGGCACCTTACGTTTAGCTGTTTCGGCCAGTTTAATTGGTGGCGGTATGCTGGGCGATCATTTATTCTAGGCCTTGCTGCCGTCAGCGCAAAACATGGCCATATGCTAGCGCAGAATAATATTCCGCCCGAGCAGATTTTAACTGCGTTAGCCTATTATTTGTTGCCAGGTAAATTAGGTATTTTCGCCAGTATGATTGTTATTCTAGCCTGCCTAACCACCGCGCTTGCTCTAACGAAACTGTTCGCTGAGTTTTTACAAGATATTTCTAAAAACCGAATTTCCTATATTTGGGGATTAGTGATTACGCTGGGTGTAACTTGGATAATGAGTACACTAGGTTTTTCAGGTTTGCTCGTTTGGTTCGCGCCGATCATTAAAATCTGTTATCCGATAGTCATTGCATTGAGTATTTATAATGCGGCTGGATGGATTTATACACGATTTCAAAATCCCCCGCTCGCTGCGCGGCGCTGCTTTAAGAAAGGGGGCGAAAGCTGA
- a CDS encoding branched-chain amino acid transport system II carrier protein, whose product MWKQRSLWLTGFTLFAMFFGAGNVTFPLLVGQHAAQYYGWAMSGLLARSRCHPDSLPAEHAALQS is encoded by the coding sequence ATGTGGAAACAACGCTCTCTATGGCTCACGGGCTTTACCCTCTTTGCAATGTTCTTTGGTGCGGGTAATGTCACCTTTCCGTTGCTGGTTGGCCAGCACGCGGCGCAGTACTATGGCTGGGCAATGAGTGGCCTGCTTGCTCGCAGCCGTTGCCACCCCGATTCTCTGCCTGCTGAGCATGCTGCTCTTCAAAGCTGA
- a CDS encoding transposase — protein sequence MIARFCQAMQPKAWKPKPKRVRELQALVARLDALQALAQQEANRLDVAQPCVKGSIITVQATLNNEIKQVKKTIKQHIKDHDDLDSDSRLLLTIPGIADRTMAQVLGSIGSVEHFENAKQMAAFFGLSPKQHSSGSSVKRHTRLSKIEDARVRKALYMPAIVTMRHNPLIKTFCERLKAAGKAPMAIIGAVMRKLVHIIYGILKSRKPFDPNIIAKNT from the coding sequence ATCATTGCTCGCTTTTGCCAGGCCATGCAGCCAAAGGCTTGGAAGCCCAAACCTAAGCGTGTTCGCGAACTCCAAGCACTGGTCGCAAGGTTAGATGCATTACAGGCATTAGCACAACAAGAAGCTAACCGTTTAGATGTCGCCCAACCTTGTGTCAAAGGTTCCATTATCACCGTACAAGCTACCTTGAACAATGAAATCAAACAAGTTAAAAAAACTATTAAACAACACATCAAAGACCACGATGACTTAGACTCAGATAGTCGCTTGTTACTGACCATTCCAGGTATCGCAGATAGAACCATGGCACAAGTACTTGGCAGTATCGGAAGTGTTGAGCACTTTGAAAATGCTAAACAGATGGCTGCCTTCTTTGGCCTGAGCCCAAAACAACATAGCTCAGGAAGCTCAGTTAAACGCCACACACGTCTTTCAAAAATCGAGGATGCCCGCGTACGTAAAGCACTCTATATGCCCGCTATCGTTACTATGCGACATAATCCGCTCATTAAAACCTTCTGTGAAAGACTTAAAGCAGCAGGTAAAGCTCCCATGGCTATCATAGGGGCAGTCATGCGAAAACTCGTGCACATCATCTATGGAATACTTAAGTCACGAAAACCCTTTGACCCCAATATAATCGCAAAAAATACTTGA
- a CDS encoding class I tRNA ligase family protein: MTVYDYCHLGHARTVVAFDMIYRYLKASGYKVNYLRNITDIDDKIINRADEAEEEVSTLTERFITYMNEDFDALGATC; encoded by the coding sequence ATGACCGTTTACGATTATTGCCACCTAGGCCACGCACGCACAGTCGTGGCTTTCGATATGATTTATCGTTATTTAAAAGCCAGCGGCTACAAAGTCAATTACCTACGCAACATCACCGATATCGACGATAAAATTATTAACCGCGCGGATGAAGCTGAAGAAGAGGTATCAACACTCACCGAGCGCTTTATAACATACATGAACGAAGATTTTGATGCCTTGGGCGCGACTTGCTGA
- a CDS encoding transposase: MSKLIVGIDIGKAKFDIALLKPNNKIKSKVFKNNTDGFNQLLSWLSQQTTQPLHFCMEATGVYGDALAHYLHDAAYLVSVVNPAQVTKAFPNPNTLKTKQIKQMLKSLLAFARPCSQRLGSPNLSVFANSKHWSQG, translated from the coding sequence ATGTCAAAACTTATTGTCGGAATCGATATCGGCAAAGCTAAGTTCGATATCGCCTTACTTAAACCAAATAACAAAATAAAATCCAAAGTGTTTAAAAATAATACTGATGGCTTTAACCAACTACTCAGCTGGTTAAGTCAACAAACAACCCAACCCCTCCATTTCTGTATGGAAGCTACCGGCGTCTATGGCGATGCCTTGGCTCATTATTTACATGATGCAGCTTATCTTGTGAGTGTCGTCAATCCAGCCCAAGTGACAAAGGCTTTCCCAAATCCGAACACGCTAAAAACAAAACAGATAAAGCAGATGCTAAAATCATTGCTCGCTTTTGCCAGGCCATGCAGCCAAAGGCTTGGAAGCCCAAACCTAAGCGTGTTCGCGAACTCCAAGCACTGGTCGCAAGGTTAG